Below is a genomic region from Deinococcus koreensis.
GCACCATCTCGGGATAGAAGGCCCAGGGGTGGTTCGGGTGGTGCCCGGAACTCATGTGCAGCTCGGTGATGCCCGGCAGGTAGCGGCGCTGCACCTGGGCCACGACCTCATCGGGCGAGTAGTCCCAGGCGCGTTCCTCGTTCTTGTGGGCGGCGAAGGCGCAGAAGGTGCAGCCCACGTAGCAGATGTTGGTGAACTCCAGCCGCATGGAGTGCACGAAGTACACCTTGTCGCCGTGCAGCGCCTCCTTGCGCCAGTTCGCCAGGCGCAGCAGGGTGTTCAGGTCGCGGGTGTGGAACAGCGCCATCCCTTCGTCAAAATCCAGCCGCTGGCCGGCTTCGACCTTCTCCACGAGGGGAGCGAGCGCGGAGTCCGAGAGCCACTTCATGAGCTGAGGATACGCCCCTGGGGGAGCGCAAAGTGTCCCATCCGGAACACCCGCTCGGGCAGCTGAGGCGGCGGTGAAGATGGACGCAAGCCGCCCGCCACGTCCTCCCGGCGCCGCCTGCGTAGCATGCCCGCATGGCTTCAGTCCCCAGCCCGTCCGACGCGGCCGCCTGGCCCGAGCTGCTCGACTGGCGGCGGCAGGTCGGCGCCCTGTACGCCCGCGTGCGCCGGGAACGGGAGCAGGATCCGGCCTCGGCGCACGCGCTGTGGCGCTCGGAGCGCACCCGCCTGTTCCGGGAGCATCCGCAGTCGCCTCTGCCGCCGGAGGCCCGCACCGCCTTCCGGGGCCTGCCGTGCTGGCCCTACGACCCCGCGCTGGCCTTCACCGCGCCCATCGAGCCTCTGCCCCAGGAGCGGCTGACCATTCCGTCCTCGACCGGCCAGGACATGCCGCTGGTGCGGTTCGGGTGCGTGCGCCTGCCGGTCGGGAGGCTGGACGTGTACTGGATCGACGTCTACGGCGGCGGCGTGTTCCTGCCCTTCCGGGACGCGGGCAGCGGCACCGACAGTTACGGCGGGGGCCGCTACCTGCTCGATACGGCCAAGAGCGCCGACCTGGGCAGCACGCCCGGCGGGGAACTCGTGCTGGACTTCAATTTCGCCTTCCACCCGTCGTGCTTCTACGATCCACGCTGGAGCTGCCCGCTGGCGCCGCCGCAGAACGTCCTGAAGGAACCTGTACGGGCCGGTGAGCGGGTGTCCTGACCCCTCTGGCCCCCCCTCCCCCTGTACAGGGGTCATCCGGGGGGGGCCTGCCGCCGTGCGACAATGGCCTCCAGAATGACCCAGGTGGCCCACCACGACCTGAACCGGCAGATCGCCCGGTACCGTTCGCTGGTGCAGGTGGCGGCGGCTCTGGCGCGCACGGTGCGAACCGAAGAACTGGTTCACGCCATCCACCGGCAGGCCCGCGAGCTGTTCAGCGCCCCCGTGACCCTGATGGCCCGCCGCGCCCCGGACGGAGGCTGGTTCACGCGCACGCTGGAGGGTGACCAGATCATCGACGAGCGCGTGCAGCCCCGCGCCGACGGCCTGCTGGAACGGGTGCTGGCCGACCGCCTGCGGCTGGAGAACGATCTCGAAGGGTACCTGCGCGGGGAGGGTCTGGAGGTCTTTCGCCTGAACGCCGCGTCGGGGCGGCCGATCACCCGCTCGTGGATGGGCGTGCCCATGCGCCCGGACAGCGCCCCCGAGGCCGTGCTGTCGGTGCAGAGCGACGAACCCGGCGCCTTTACGCACGAGGATCTGGAGTTTCTGGAACTGCTGGGCATCCACCTCAGCATCGCCCTGGAAAACGCGGCGCTGCACGAGCGCGTGGAGCGCGAGGCCCGCACGGATCCGCTGACCGGGCTGCTCAACCGCCGCGCCTTTACCCTGCACGGCGAGGCCCGGCTGCCGGAGGTGCGCGCCGGCCGCTCGGTCACGCTGGCGGTCATGGACGTTCAGGATTTCAAGAGCGTCAACGACCTGTACGGCCATCACATCGGCGACGAGGTGCTGAGCGGCCTGGGCAGCGTGCTGAGCGACGTGGCCGTGCAGCGTGCGTCGGGTGGGCCGGCTGAAGTGGGTGGGCACACTGAAACGGGTAGGCACAGTGAGACGGGTAGGCACAGTGGGGTGGATGAACCGGGCAGGCTCTCCGCCGCGTGCGCCCAGGTCTTCCGGCTGGGGGGCGACGAATTCGCCGCGCTGCTGCCCTGCCCGGCCGGGGCGGCGCGCGTGTGGATCCGCGAGTGCCTGGAGGCGGTCAGTCGGCGCTCCTGGCCCGTTCCGCTGGCCCCCACCGTGAACGTGGGCCTGGCCGCCGCCGAGGCCACCGACACCCTGAGCGACTGGGTGCGCCGCGCGGACCGCAGCATGTACGCCGCCAAACGCCAGCGCGTTCATCTGCTGGACTGAACCCCGGCCGGACTGAGCCCCTGACGGACTGAGCGGGGCCGCCCGGCCGGGTGCGCTAGGCTGCTCGGGTGAACGCTGGAAACGCCCACCCACAGGGAGAGCCCGGGGCTGAAGAGGGCCGGCCGGAAACGGGCCGAGCTGGAACAGGTCAGTCTGGAACGGGTCAGTCCGAAAAGGGCCAGGAGACGCCGCCCGCAGAGCGCTGGATCGTCGACGGCCTGGAATCCACGCCCCGGGGCCAGGTCGCCCGGCTTGAACGCCCGGACGGCACGACCGGCGACCTGCCGCTCGCCTCGCTGCCCGGCGGGGTGCGGGAGGGCGATGTGCTGGCCGTGCAGGACGGCCCGGACGGCGTGACCCTCCATCTGCTGCCCCGCGAGAGCGCCGCCCTGCGGGAGGCGGCCCAGGCCCGGCTGGACGCCCTGAACGGCGCAGACCCGGCTGAGGCCGACGAGCCGGCAGAGATCCGCCTGTGAGCCGGCCACCCGCGCCGCCGAAGCGCAGGGCCCCGGCGTCCGGCCGGCAGGCTCCAGCCCAGCCGGCCGCACAGCAGCGGAAGGCCAGCTCCCGCAGGGCGGCAGGCCAGAGTGGGGCCCGCCCGAAGTCGCCCGGCCGGGCCGGAAGCAGCCGGGGGCCCAGCGGCGCCGATCTGCTGGGCGTGCTGGTGCTGACGGTGACGGTCTCGCTTGCGGCCTGTGCAGGCGGCGGGGGGCGGATCAGCCTCAATCCGCAGCCGGCGCCGGCGGGCCCGCAGGGCGAGGTCACGGTGCGCTTTCTGGACGTGGGCCAGGGCGACGCCGTGCTGATCCGCAGCCCCGAGGGCAAGACCCTGCTGGTGGACGGCGGGCGCAGCAGTGATCGGCTGCAGGCTCACCTGAAGACCTTCGGCGTCCGCAAGATCGACCTGCTGGTCGCCACCCACGCCGACGCCGACCACATCGCCGGACTGGTGGGCACGGCCGAGCAGCGCCCCACGCTGTTCATCAACAACGGGCTGGCCGGCACCACCCAGACCTGGGAACGGCTGGTCAGCGCGTTGCAGGGGGCCGACACCACCTTCCAGAAGGCCAGCGGGCAGCTCATCCGTCTGGGCAGCCTGGACGTGCAGGTGATTGCCCCGCCGCCCGGCGTCCCCGACGATCAGAACAACCATTCGGTGGGCCTCGCCCTGCGCTTCGGCCAGTTCCGGGCGCTGATGACCGGCGACAGCGAGCGGCCCGAGACCACCGCCTGGCTGGAGCAGGGGCGTGCCGAGCTGCAGGGGCCCTTCCAGCTGTACAAGAGCATCCACCACGGCGCCAGCACCGGGGATCATGCCGCCTGGCTGGCGGCGGTGCGGCCGGAGAACGTGGTGATCAGCGTGGGCGATAACAGTTACGGCCACCCCACCCCGGCCACCCTGGCGCTGTATCGCCACAGCGGTATTCGCGTGTACCGCACGGATCAGCAGGGTACGGTGAGCTTCACCGCCCGCAGCGACGGCTCGTACCGGGCCAGCACGGATCGCGCCAGCGCCGACCGCTCTTCGCCCTGAACATGGCCGTGAAGCGTCAGTCGGCGCTGCAGCTCAGCGGCCGGGTCACCAGAAGAGTCCCGGTGTCCTGACGTTGGGCCTCGACCAGCCCGGTGAAGATCTCGACCACCTGCGGGTCGAAATGGGTGCCGCTCTGCTTGCGGATCTCGGCCACGGCGTCCTCGTGGGACCAGGCTCTCTTGTAGGGCCGGGTATGGGTCAGGGCGTCGTAGACGTCGCACACGGCGAAGATCCGGGCCTCGAGCGGAATGGCCTCGCCGGCCAGCCCGTCCGGGTAGCCGCTGCCGTCCCAGCGCTCGTGGTGGCTGCGGATAATGCTCAGCGTGCTGGGCGTTAGGCCCGAGAGGCGGTAGGCGATGTCGTAGCCGCGGGTGGCGTGGTTGCGCATGATCTCCCACTCGCTGGCGTCCAGCGGGCCGGGCTTGAGCAGGATGGCGTCGGGGATGACCAGCTTGCCGATGTCGTGCAGCGACGCGCCCTGACGCAGGGCGTCCAGTTTCGGTTCGCTCATGCCCAGGCGCAGCCCCAGCTCCTCGGAGAGGTTCACCACGCGCTCGGTGTGCCCGGCGGTCTCCAGGTCGCGTTCCTCCAGGGCCACGCCCAGCGCCAGCAGGCCGCCCTGCAGGGCGCTGCGGACATTCTCGACTGCCTCGAGCCGCTCGAAGGCGTGGCCCAGCCGCGACGCCACCGTTTCCATCAGGCGCCGCACCTGGGGCGTGACCACGCGCCACGAGCTGTACTGCAGCAGGCCGATCAGGCCCATCACCTGGGCGCCGTAGCGCACCGGCACGATCACCACCGTTTTCAGGCCGGCCTCCACCCAGCTCTCCAGGGCGTAGGCCTCGCCGGGGTAATCGTTGCTCCAGCGGGTGGCGCTGTGGGCGATCGCCTGCCCGGTGACCCCCTCGCCCTCCCGGTAGACCACGCCCTGCAGCTGGGCGCGCGCCTCGCCACTCAGGTGGCCCCCGAGCTGCTGAACCACGAAGCCGTCGTCCTGCCGTTCCAGATACACCGTGCCCTCGAAGCCCAGCACCTGCGCGGCCAGCGGCAGGCCCTCGCCCAGCACCTGTTGAGGGGTCTCCATGCGCTCCAGCCGCAGGGTGAACTCCTCGATGCTGATTCCCACCCGGGCGGTGGCGCCCTGGCGGGCCAGCTCCTGGCGCTGGACTTCCTTGTGCTCGTACATGTTGGCGTCGGCCTGGGCCAGCACCCGTTCCAGCGAGGTGACCCCCGAGACCCGGGCGACCCCGTAGGCGAAGGGAGGCATCAGGTCGCCGGGCAGTTCCAGCAGATCGCTGGCCCGCTCCGCGACCTGATGCGCCTGCTGCTCCGAGAGCCCCGGCAGCAGCAGCACGAACTCGTCCCCGCCCCAGCGGGCCGCGAGCCGGTAGGGCGCGCTCACCTCCAGCAGCGCCAGGGCCACGCTCCGCAGGCGGTTGTCGCCGGCCGCGTGGCCCCCGCTGTCGTTGATGACCTTCAGGCTGTTGAGATCCAGCACCAGCACGCACAGGCCCGTCTCGGCCGTCCAGCGGGTGAACAGGCCCTGCAGGCCGCGCCGGTTCCACAGGCCGGTCAGCGAGTCGCGGTTCTCGCGTTCGCGTTCCACCTGACGCTCCAGTTCCAGGCGCTGCGTCTGGCGCAGGCTGCGGCGCAGGCGGCGGTCGAGCAGGCTGACCGTGGCCAGCGACGACAGCAGGGTCAGCAGGATCAGCCCGGCCGCCAGATTGGTGGTTCTGCGCGCTTCCCGCTCCCGGTCTTCCCGGAGTTCCCCGATCAGGCTGTTCAGCCGCTCGGCGGCCGGATCAACCCGCGCGCTGTCTATCTTCAGGGCCCCGGCCCGGTCACCGCTCCGCAGCACGGCCAGTTCCTCGGCCGTGGCCTGCAGGTACCCGCCCAGCTCCTGGGCGGCGTTGCCCAGCGAGGGTTCCTGGGCGTACGGCGGGGCCAGCAGGTCGTGCAGCCAGGTGGTCGGTGGCGTGGCTTCCCGCCGGGCGGCCGCCTGCAACTGCGCCCTGAGGTTCTGAAGCCGCTCGCGGCTCTGCGCGACCTGATCCCAGTGGTCGTCCTGCAGCGTGTCGCTCTGGAGGGCCTGCCATTCCAGGGCGCTGTGCGCGTTGGTGGCGGCGGTGGTGTCGGCCAGCAGCAGCAGCGTGTCGCGGAAATGGCTGGCGGCGCTGATCACGGCCGCGCTCAGTCCGGTGGACAGCAGCGTCAGGCCCAGGAGCGCCGCGATCACCCAGCCGCGCCCGGTCAGCCGGCGCCAGAGGCTGGCCGGCGGGCGCGAGGTCATGGCCTGCACCCGGACGGCTGGCACAGTTCCAGACCTGGAGGGAGGAAACCAGACGAATCCACCCTGTCACTGTGCATCGGGTCAACTGTCAGCGATCTGACAAAGGGGAGAGTTCAGGAGGCCGCTTGGCCGCGGCTGCAGCCTGGAACAGACCCCATCCACCCCACACCCGGGGCGGCGCGGCCCCGGGCACCGTCAGACCGGCCCGGGAGGCTCCGGCGGCCCTCCGGGAGGCTGGAGCTGCAGCGGTTCGGGCGGCGGCGCCTCCACCTCCAGGGCGCGCCCGGTGGTGGGATGGACGAAGCTCAGGCGGTGGGCGTGCAGCCAGTAGCCCAGATCGCCCGGCAGGCCCGGCAGCGCGGCCCGGGGCAGACCGCCCGGAGCGTAGAGCGGATCGCCTACCAGCGGGTGCCCGGCGAAGGCCAGGTGGATGCGGATCTGGTGGGGCCGTCCGGTGCGGATCTCCACGTCCAGCAGGGTGCGGCCCGGCCGGCGCTCCAGTACCCGCACGTCGCTGTGGGCGGCCTTTCCCTGCGGCGAGGCGGCGTGAACTGT
It encodes:
- a CDS encoding HD domain-containing phosphohydrolase, whose translation is MTSRPPASLWRRLTGRGWVIAALLGLTLLSTGLSAAVISAASHFRDTLLLLADTTAATNAHSALEWQALQSDTLQDDHWDQVAQSRERLQNLRAQLQAAARREATPPTTWLHDLLAPPYAQEPSLGNAAQELGGYLQATAEELAVLRSGDRAGALKIDSARVDPAAERLNSLIGELREDREREARRTTNLAAGLILLTLLSSLATVSLLDRRLRRSLRQTQRLELERQVERERENRDSLTGLWNRRGLQGLFTRWTAETGLCVLVLDLNSLKVINDSGGHAAGDNRLRSVALALLEVSAPYRLAARWGGDEFVLLLPGLSEQQAHQVAERASDLLELPGDLMPPFAYGVARVSGVTSLERVLAQADANMYEHKEVQRQELARQGATARVGISIEEFTLRLERMETPQQVLGEGLPLAAQVLGFEGTVYLERQDDGFVVQQLGGHLSGEARAQLQGVVYREGEGVTGQAIAHSATRWSNDYPGEAYALESWVEAGLKTVVIVPVRYGAQVMGLIGLLQYSSWRVVTPQVRRLMETVASRLGHAFERLEAVENVRSALQGGLLALGVALEERDLETAGHTERVVNLSEELGLRLGMSEPKLDALRQGASLHDIGKLVIPDAILLKPGPLDASEWEIMRNHATRGYDIAYRLSGLTPSTLSIIRSHHERWDGSGYPDGLAGEAIPLEARIFAVCDVYDALTHTRPYKRAWSHEDAVAEIRKQSGTHFDPQVVEIFTGLVEAQRQDTGTLLVTRPLSCSAD
- a CDS encoding GGDEF domain-containing protein, with the protein product MTQVAHHDLNRQIARYRSLVQVAAALARTVRTEELVHAIHRQARELFSAPVTLMARRAPDGGWFTRTLEGDQIIDERVQPRADGLLERVLADRLRLENDLEGYLRGEGLEVFRLNAASGRPITRSWMGVPMRPDSAPEAVLSVQSDEPGAFTHEDLEFLELLGIHLSIALENAALHERVEREARTDPLTGLLNRRAFTLHGEARLPEVRAGRSVTLAVMDVQDFKSVNDLYGHHIGDEVLSGLGSVLSDVAVQRASGGPAEVGGHTETGRHSETGRHSGVDEPGRLSAACAQVFRLGGDEFAALLPCPAGAARVWIRECLEAVSRRSWPVPLAPTVNVGLAAAEATDTLSDWVRRADRSMYAAKRQRVHLLD
- a CDS encoding DUF1684 domain-containing protein, with the protein product MASVPSPSDAAAWPELLDWRRQVGALYARVRREREQDPASAHALWRSERTRLFREHPQSPLPPEARTAFRGLPCWPYDPALAFTAPIEPLPQERLTIPSSTGQDMPLVRFGCVRLPVGRLDVYWIDVYGGGVFLPFRDAGSGTDSYGGGRYLLDTAKSADLGSTPGGELVLDFNFAFHPSCFYDPRWSCPLAPPQNVLKEPVRAGERVS
- a CDS encoding DUF3006 domain-containing protein; its protein translation is MNAGNAHPQGEPGAEEGRPETGRAGTGQSGTGQSEKGQETPPAERWIVDGLESTPRGQVARLERPDGTTGDLPLASLPGGVREGDVLAVQDGPDGVTLHLLPRESAALREAAQARLDALNGADPAEADEPAEIRL
- a CDS encoding ComEC/Rec2 family competence protein encodes the protein MSRPPAPPKRRAPASGRQAPAQPAAQQRKASSRRAAGQSGARPKSPGRAGSSRGPSGADLLGVLVLTVTVSLAACAGGGGRISLNPQPAPAGPQGEVTVRFLDVGQGDAVLIRSPEGKTLLVDGGRSSDRLQAHLKTFGVRKIDLLVATHADADHIAGLVGTAEQRPTLFINNGLAGTTQTWERLVSALQGADTTFQKASGQLIRLGSLDVQVIAPPPGVPDDQNNHSVGLALRFGQFRALMTGDSERPETTAWLEQGRAELQGPFQLYKSIHHGASTGDHAAWLAAVRPENVVISVGDNSYGHPTPATLALYRHSGIRVYRTDQQGTVSFTARSDGSYRASTDRASADRSSP